The genomic window TGCGCTCCCACCTGATCGAGATGCTGCGCGAGCAGGGGATGGGCACCTCGCCGGTCTTCACGGTTCCCGAGGCCGAGCTCGACGCCTGGGGATTCATCCCGGAGGCGGACATCGCCCGGGTCCACGGCTGGCTCACCGCGCTCGCCGGCGACCAGAAGGCCCGCAGCATCATCGTCCGCCAGACGCTCGAGGGTGCCCTGCGCTCCCTCGACGGCCGGCTCGACGCACTCGTGGGGGCCACCCGAGCCCAGCGAGAGGAGGTCGGCGGTCTGGCCAAGGTCGCCTACGACGCCTACGACCGCGCCGAGGAGGGCGTCACCGAGGGGATGGCGGACGGGCAGCTCCTGCGCGGCGAGGTCCTGGCCCGGTGGCAGGAGTTCGTCGGCACCGGTGAGTTCTTCCGCAAGGTGGAGAAGGGAGTCGCCAGGATCCGCGACCGCGTCACCGCCTCGGTGCGTGGCCCGGAGCCGACCGCCGAGCTCGACGAGGCACTGCAGACCGGCGTCTCGGCCCTGCTGCTGGCCGAGGCCGACACTGCCGCGGCGACGGTCGCGCGCACCTGGCGGGGCACGGAGGCCGGCCCCATCGTGCTCGACGAGCACCCCGGACTGGCCCGGTCCTCGCGTGGCATCGAGGAGGACGTCGAGCGACTCGTGCGGGACTGGCAGGGGGACGTGCTCGACATCGTCCGGTCCGAGGGGGCCAATCGCCGCACCAACGCGCGGGTCGCCGCCTACGGCGTCAACGGCATCGGCCTGTTCCTCATGCTCGTCTCCTTCGCCCACACCGGTGGCGTACTCGTCGCCCCCGAGGTCGCGATCGCCGGTGGGACCACCGCCCTGGCGCAGAAGGTGCTGGAGGCGATCTTCGGCGACCAGGCCGTGCGCGAGATGGCCGTGAAGGCCCGCACGCTACTCCTCGAGCGCGTCGACGACCTCTTCACGGGCGAGCGCGGGCGTTACACCGAGGTGACGGGCGATCTGACCGTCAGCGAGGCCCAGATCCGGCGCCTGCAGAAGGCCGTCACCGCCGTCGAGGAGGGTCTGCGATGAGCCCACTGCCCTCCCTTCGTCGCAAGGACGGCGCCCCGCTCGCCGCGGAGGAGATCTCCGCCAGGGTTGACGCGCTCTCTCGGGCACTGCGGGCAGGCGGTGCCCGCCTCGAGCCCGGGCCGGCCGCGCGGGCACGGGAAGTCCTGGGCAAGGTCTCGGAGCGCAGCTCCCTCGTCGGGGGGCACACGGTCGTCGCCCTGGCCGGGGCGACCGGGTCCGGCAAGTCCTCCCTCTTCAACGCCATGATCGGGGCGGACGTCGCCACCGTCGGCCTGCGTCGCCCCACGACCTCCACACCGACCGCAGCAGTGTGGGGTGACGAACCGGCCGGCGAGCTGCTCGACTGGCTGTCCGTCGGCTCCCGCCACCAGGTCCCGACGGCAGACGACGGTCCGGACGGCCTCGTGCTCGTCGACCTGCCCGACTTCGACTCCCGGGAGGAGTCCAACCGGCGGGAGGCGCGCCGGGTCCTGGAGCTCGTCGATGTCTTCGTCTGGGTCACGGACCCGCAGAAGTACGCGGACTCCGTCCTGCACGACGACTACGTCGGGGTGCTGCGCGATTACGGCGCGGTCACCCTCGTCGTCCTCAACCAGATCGACCGTCTGCCGCAGGGCGGGCAGGAGCAGATCACCGCCCACCTCACCCAGCTGCTCGAGCGCGACGGGCTGGAGCGCCACGATGTCATCGGCACCTCGACCGTCACCGGGGCCGGGATCGACGAGTTGCGTACGCACTTGGAGGGAGCCGTGGCGCACGCTGACGCTGTCCGGCACCGGCTGGCCGCGGACCTGCGTACCGCTGCCGACGGGCTGGGCGACTCCGTCGCGGACGTGGACGCCGGCGTCCCTGATCGCGCTCGCGATGAGCTCGTCGACGCCCTGTGCCGCAGCGCCGGCGTCCCGACCGTCGTGGATGCCGTCGCCCGCGACTACCGCCTCGAGTCGTGGGCGCGCACGGGCTGGCCCTTCACACGGTGGATCCGGGCCTTCCGCCCGGCGCCGTTGAAACGGCTGCGACTCGACCGTGAGGACGCGGACACCCCCGACATCACCGAGCAGGACATGCGCGCGGTGCTGGGCCGCTCCTCGATCCCTCCGCCCGCGCCGGCTGCGAGGGCCGCAGTCGACCTCGCCGCGCGACGCATCGGGACCAGCGCGGGCGAGGGATTGCCGACCCGATGGGCGGATGCCGTCGCCGACGCCGCCCGGCCGGCCGAGCACGACCTCGCCGACACCCTCGACCAGGCCGTGCTCGCGACGTCGCTGCGGGCGCGCAAGCCGCTGTGGTGGCCGCTCTTCGGGGCGCTGCAGGTCGTCCTCGCCCTGGCCGCAGTGGTCGGCCTGGTCTGGCTCTTCGTCATCGCAGCGGCCGCATGGCTGCAGCTGCCCGAGATCCCGACCGTCGATGTCGGACCCTTCGCCGCACCCTTCCTGCTGCTCGCCGGTGGGTTGCTCGCCGGTCTGCTCCTCGCCGCACTGTCGCGGTGGCTGGCCAGTGCCGGGGCCCGTCGGCGCGCTGCCGTGATCAGGGGTCGACTGCGTGAGTCCATCGGCTCGGTGGCCGACGAGCACGTCGTCGAGCCGGTACACCGAGTGCTCTCCGAGCACGCGGACACCCGCTCGGACCTGCGCCGCGTCCTGGGCTGAGCGTCCACAAGGTCGCCGCGTCCACCGACGCGGTCCACAGCCCCCGGGCGAGGCGTGGTTCCTTCGCCGCAGGCTCGTGAGGGTGGTTCCCACGAGCCCACCGGCCGAGGTGGGCTGGAGAGAGGATCACGTGATGAATGAGACCGAGCTGACCGTCGCCGGGCGCCTCGTCGCCGACCCCGAGCACCGCACCACCCGAGCCGGGGTGCAGTTCACGACCTTCCGGCTGGCCACCAATGCTCGTCGACGCAACCGCGAGGGGGTCTTCATCGACGGCCCGACG from Janibacter cremeus includes these protein-coding regions:
- a CDS encoding GTPase domain-containing protein — translated: MGEMTTGPVDLDGMLARVSALRDEVERSDLPLDLASTREARRERAALLDQLDDYVIPRLSSIDAPLLAVVGGSTGAGKSTLINSILRREVSRSGVLRPTTTSPVLIHHPDDEPWFRDGRVLPSLARVTGGDAEPQPGTVRLEPSEDLPSGMAILDAPDIDSVVSANREMAAQLLAAADLWLFVTTAARYADAIPWRLLRQACDRGTAVAIVLDRVDRPGMDEVRSHLIEMLREQGMGTSPVFTVPEAELDAWGFIPEADIARVHGWLTALAGDQKARSIIVRQTLEGALRSLDGRLDALVGATRAQREEVGGLAKVAYDAYDRAEEGVTEGMADGQLLRGEVLARWQEFVGTGEFFRKVEKGVARIRDRVTASVRGPEPTAELDEALQTGVSALLLAEADTAAATVARTWRGTEAGPIVLDEHPGLARSSRGIEEDVERLVRDWQGDVLDIVRSEGANRRTNARVAAYGVNGIGLFLMLVSFAHTGGVLVAPEVAIAGGTTALAQKVLEAIFGDQAVREMAVKARTLLLERVDDLFTGERGRYTEVTGDLTVSEAQIRRLQKAVTAVEEGLR
- a CDS encoding GTPase, with the translated sequence MSPLPSLRRKDGAPLAAEEISARVDALSRALRAGGARLEPGPAARAREVLGKVSERSSLVGGHTVVALAGATGSGKSSLFNAMIGADVATVGLRRPTTSTPTAAVWGDEPAGELLDWLSVGSRHQVPTADDGPDGLVLVDLPDFDSREESNRREARRVLELVDVFVWVTDPQKYADSVLHDDYVGVLRDYGAVTLVVLNQIDRLPQGGQEQITAHLTQLLERDGLERHDVIGTSTVTGAGIDELRTHLEGAVAHADAVRHRLAADLRTAADGLGDSVADVDAGVPDRARDELVDALCRSAGVPTVVDAVARDYRLESWARTGWPFTRWIRAFRPAPLKRLRLDREDADTPDITEQDMRAVLGRSSIPPPAPAARAAVDLAARRIGTSAGEGLPTRWADAVADAARPAEHDLADTLDQAVLATSLRARKPLWWPLFGALQVVLALAAVVGLVWLFVIAAAAWLQLPEIPTVDVGPFAAPFLLLAGGLLAGLLLAALSRWLASAGARRRAAVIRGRLRESIGSVADEHVVEPVHRVLSEHADTRSDLRRVLG